A single genomic interval of Armigeres subalbatus isolate Guangzhou_Male chromosome 1, GZ_Asu_2, whole genome shotgun sequence harbors:
- the LOC134207187 gene encoding uncharacterized protein LOC134207187 yields the protein MTRKRRAKAETNYIAINWQPETYDADESDLEESTEIPCPLLSTHPNYPLEELELDLEETLHTIREQRTSGIMMPADVIKIKRIINLFMRDMDIVTSDANSRYLPPSATCEFREPESEPEENHEIIIPSSDSDENNMSFSESEFNSEDQLQVDKGTTRSPMSCFSSGYFSPNFTSKSMLPSFDYPRDLPGSAFHSSNSQSSNPESLRKQTRTFKIRRKKANNNLRAEPTAKELCMKSTSIMEPNSSMKIPCSGRTPGTHQKVISFNKKKHKTFTNNNY from the coding sequence ATGACACGCAAGCGACGAGCAAAGgctgaaaccaattatattgcAATAAATTGGCAGCCGGAGACATACGATGCGGACGAATCGGACTTAGAGGAATCTACTGAGATTCCCTGTCCATTACTATCGACGCATCCTAACTACCCGCTAGAGGAGTTAGAGCTGGACCTCGAAGAGACTCTGCATACCATTCGGGAGCAGAGGACTTCGGGGATAATGATGCCAGCGGATGtcataaaaattaaaagaataattaatttatttatgcgTGACATGGACATCGTCACAAGCGATGCCAATTCTCGCTATTTACCCCCTAGCGCGACATGCGAATTCAGGGAACCGGAGTCGGAACCAGAAGAAAACCATGAAATTATAATTCCTAGTTCCGATTCCGATGAAAACAATATGTCCTTCAGCGAGTCCGAATTCAATTCGGAAGACCAACTTCAGGTCGATAAGGGAACGACAAGAAGCCCAATGTCATGCTTTTCTTCCGGTTATTTTTCTCCCAATTTCACCAGTAAGTCGATGCTTCCTTCATTCGACTATCCCCGAGACTTACCTGGTAGTGCTTTCCATTCTTCAAATTCCCAATCTTCGAACCCCGAATCCCTAAGGAAGCAAACTCGGACTTTTAAGATCCGACGGAAAAAGGCCAACAACAATCTTCGAGCGGAACCCACGGCCAAAGAACTGTGCATGAAATCAACTTCGATAATGGAACCTAATTCTTCAATGAAAATTCCCTGTTCCGGACGCACACCTGGAACCCACCAAAAAGTCATCTCTTTTAATAAAAAGAAACATAAAACATTTACAAATAATAATtactaa